From a region of the Besnoitia besnoiti strain Bb-Ger1 chromosome I, whole genome shotgun sequence genome:
- a CDS encoding RED family protein (encoded by transcript BESB_004260) translates to MALSNADFRSLLNQADASILAAATAPRKKKTAGGPPPAVDPEAAAQRKQEKSQKRRERYLEILKRKQKHKDGKASKAANDDEQGGESRGDGFQRYKDRAEERRKGKDELYQQVAEELQEMKERSIEESKYLGGDVEHTHLVKGLDFALLSKVRSELEKEAVKKQQAEQEGTADQRKAKKKMSFATALGRRVFHAQFETLHPLQARFSDHLKHLEMATVSGQKLHIQSETFQPGRLAYNFDLSTKKGDRGLKREEGDNAKGLLRDDNREDFMPTFIFRGADDPVAKKYEKKEEGCSTAVLLPKITLELQEALEWHRENRKKKKHERVARRPGSLKAVREVEERAAAAVAGRGNVQVADDDDIFGGVGGFDAQKALENAIAEKAQEDAARAEAGKTLPRLDIIRDEEGMEVEDDEQPGAPIVGQTTTEDQDRGFHSVFRRDEETMIKQRLQVLNDQREKDPAFVSDTYAECYPGFGSEVAYLGYDSDEEGDGKEKARVDTGEYRVIKGKNQQFKSKEEYEKYIGEVEFVPKAALQYGRRLAGEFGPGAKKKRKMNIDQEWKKIEGMLKEKKAKTANA, encoded by the exons ATGGCGCTGTCCAACGCAGATTTCCGTTCTCTGTTGAATCAGGCAGATGCCTCGATTCTCGCCGCGGCAACGGCGCCTCGCAA GAAGAAGACCGCGGGCGGCCCCCCGCCCGCGGTCGACcccgaggcggccgcgcagcggaaACAAGAGAAGAGTCAGAAACGCAGGGAGAGGTACCTCGAGATTCTGAAGCGCAAGCAGAAACACAAAGACGGCAAGGCGTCGAAGGCCGCCAACGATGACGAAcagggcggcgagagccgTGGCGACGGCTTCCAGCGCTACAAAGATCGCGCTGAGGAGCGGCGGAAAGGCAAAGACGAGCTCTACCAGCAAGTCGCTGAGGAGCTTCAGGAGATGAAAGAAAGAAGCATTGAAGAGTCTAAATATCTT GGAGGAGATGTTGAGCACACACACTTGGTGAAGGGGCTCGACTTTGCGTTGCTTTCGAAAGTTCGCAGCGAACTGGAGAAGGAGGCTGTGAAGAAGCAGCAAGC TGAGCAGGAGGGGACGGCGGaccagaggaaggcgaagaagaagatgagTTTCGCGACGGCACTGGGACGGCGAGTCTTCCACGCGCAGTTCGAGACGCTTcatccgctgcaggcgcgtttCTCAGATCACCTGAAACACCTCGAGATGGCGACCGTTTCC GGACAGAAACTCCACATTCAGAGCGAGACGTTTCAGCCGGGGCGACTGGCGTACAACTTCGACTTGAGCACAAAGAAGGGGGACAGAGGCCTcaagcgagaggagggcgacaaTGCGAAGGGACTGCTGCGCGATGATAACAGAGAGGACTTCATGCCGACGTTcatcttccgcggcgcggacgaccCAGTGGCAAAGAAATACgaaaaaaaggaagaagGCTGCTCCACCGCTGTCCTACTTCCCAAAATCACGCTG GAACTGCAGGAAGCCCTGGAGTGGCATCGCGAGAAccggaagaaaaagaaacacGAGAGAG tTGCGCGGCGTCCAGGAAGCCTGAAGGCGGTGCGAGAAGTTgaggagcgcgcggctgcagcagtagcagggagaggaaacgTTCAAGTCGCTGACGACGATGA cattttcggcggcgtcggcggcttcgacgcgcagaaggccCTCGAGAATGCCatcgcggagaaggcgcaggaagacgccgcccgcgcagaggcaggaaaAACTTTGCCCCG ACTGGATATTatccgcgacgaggagggaaTGGAAGTGGAAGATGATGAGCAGCCCGGTGCGCCGATTG TTGGCCAGACGACAACGGAAGACCAAGATCGCGGGTTCCACAGCGTGTTCAGacgcgacgaagagacgaTGATCAagcagcgtctgcaggtGCTCAACGaccagagagaaaaagatcctgccttcgtctccgATACATACGCGGAGTGCTATCCAG GATTTGGAAGCGAAGTTGCTTATTTGGGCTACGACTCcgatgaagaaggcgacggaaAGGAGAAGGCCAGAGTGGATACTGGTGAATATCGTGTGATTAAAGGAAAGAACCAGCAATTCAAATCCAAGGAAGAATACGAGAAGTATATCG GCGAAGTCGAGTTCGTGCCTAAGGCCGCGCTGCAGTATGGGCGTCGCTTGGCGGGCGAATTCGGCCCCGGCGCAAAGAAGAAACGAAAGATGAACATCGA
- a CDS encoding esterase/lipase/thioesterase domain-containing protein (encoded by transcript BESB_004270): MDASPSSPPSSSPPSSSSSSHRFFSAADAEKQGRSAGDGASCESSATRGRGDALRARGASRGNREDRRASHRDVKAYSAQLSSSSSAPYPRASRSLNAPTRHRVPLVSVPFTTYSASRTRVKLECVLWIAETFATSARTMPAPSSSPPSECPAERPTAGAAAGAERDTDEAAKAREPPRALPSDDGDLETLKGLKVGRFPMAVLVHQYSLMGGSRELVQGKARILASRGVPAVAFDLRGVGGSEGRATFTGGDEVQDTVAVCRWAVEHLSAENIFLIGTSAGAPISGSAVPLVPEVKGWVGIGYTFGFLSSILFSHHYKNILESDRPKLFLHAGADGFTSTSTFKSYFKKAKDPKEQLIIDGVGHFELEGPSYDQVLCGAICAFIEKYSATPPVLLRW, translated from the exons ATggacgcgtcgccttcatctcctccctcttcttcccctccttcttcctcctcctcgtctcacCGGTTCTTTtcggctgcagacgcagaaaagcagggaaggagcgcgggcgacggcgcttcGTGCGAGTCTTCTGCAACTCGTGGGCGGGGAGACGCTCtcagagcgcgaggcgcatcAAGAGGAAACCGGGAAGACCGACGAGCAAGTCATCGGGATGTGAAGGCTTACTCCGCGCagctctcctcttcctcctcggctcCCTAcccgcgagcctcgcgaAGCCTCAATGCGCCGACGAGACACCGAGTCCC TTTGGTCTCCGTGCCCTTTACAACCTACAGCGCCTCGCGAACGCGCGTCAAGCTCGAGTGCGTACTCTGGATCGCCGAGACGTTCGCCACCTCTGCGCGCACGATGccagcgccctcctcctccccccccagcGAATGTCCCGCTGAGCGGCCTacggcgggcgctgcggcgggcgctgagAGGGAcacagacgaggcggcgaaggcgcgcgagcctccgcgagcgctgccgagcgacgacggcgacctGGAGACGCTGAAGGGCCTCAAGGTCGGACGCTTCCCCATGGCTGTCTTGGTGCACCAGTACTCGCTCATGGGAGGCAGCAG AGAACTCGTCCAAGGCAAGGCGCGCATTCTGGCGAGCCGTGGCGTCccggccgtcgccttcgacctacgcggcgtcggcggttCTGAAGGACG AGCCACATTCACAGGGGGAGATGAGGTTCAGGACACAGTCGCGGTCTGCCGTTGGGCGGTGGAGCACCTCAGCGCCGAAAACATTTTCCTCATTGGCacgtctgcaggcgctccCATCAGCG gcagcgcagtGCCCCTGGTGCCGGAGGTGAAGGGCTGGGTGGGGATTGGCTACACATTCGGATTCCTCTCTTCGATTCTCTTCAG ccACCACTACAAGAACATTCTGGAGAGCGACAGGCCGAAGCTGTTCCTtcacgcgggcgcagacgggTTCACCTCTACTTCGACGTTCAAGAGTTATTTCAAAAA agcgaAGGACCCAAAGGAGCAGCTGATCATCGACGGCGTCGGGCACTTTGAGTTGGAG GGTCCGAGCTACGATCAggttctctgcggcgccatTTGCGCGTTCATCGAAAAGTACTCTGCGACACCGCCAGTTCTTCTCCGATGGTGA
- a CDS encoding hypothetical protein (encoded by transcript BESB_004280) produces MPQFCAAMRCRYTRRRMAPGSALFLVVVFSCLFFLLFVPPAFSAEIHPADRQCASFSRIKVPFFLLDKAYTYDLSALVTAAPPTGWVCQATHTAPHRETSPLLFAIFSSFLGEPPVGASKGRVTSPSEDVFGARGGKHSSADPHYELAGGARVFYAFNPCRLLSQDCVNISEASEGGVYANRYAVSRRGRLFKYKGPVEDGNCIGNLVPNPLPLTPWRAELKKMEEQTWMRVFDDAADSRAGVPAPDGVVTDGDDPRWSPLDALEAEAGLQAIFRVYEPSCPAQIIRVKVKIECAAEDAAADASPFHRCQESDPCVYEMTMKAKAGCPTGSTTYRPALPFLSESDSEASSDATEKAEKASTAAASSVEPKRAGAALPAVSVAAVKRVLEAAQATGNGFLLSEMRSLSSAGLLDASVKEKLSAAAPHVPAAPTLSATEATPQPTSLPAGESRPPSVASSSWMLHAPASVSFASLSSSVPGSLRAFLTHPVVPTPLVAGGDPSAETAHKYALLRIALCALIIFGAYWAIKDWITREFAVRGTGGSAASKGLPGSLASSASAASASFAGDAPHKIGTLFAAAQGAWTEQTGGGGGSGRPAAAAGASVQTARAGGYGSFCKGGGSPALFNFYGGVKTAQASATESARARAFEASPGGSEAFAWPQGSGVHTPGYGGAEGGATQSRAERLCVPEVFSLSPTHHAGKHDASIPLAASPGAGRAASWRDGEDEWFADPTPEAAELRASRGSTTASHGDDVESGLDAARGATGLGLGLDRCPGSFFPEEDAGGAGACDDLHAWTEPAFAEDTADALPPLELGAPRGGDRDARRHDPKASA; encoded by the coding sequence ATGCCGCAATTCTGCGCGGCGATGAGGTGTAGATACACCAGGCGGCGCATGGCACCGGGCTCCGCTCTGTTTCTCGTAGTTGTTTTCAGttgtcttttctttcttctttttgtGCCTCCTGCGTTTTCGGCCGAAATACACCCCGCGGACCGGCAGTGTGCATCGTTCTCGCGAATCAAAGTGCCGTTTTTTCTTTTAGACAAAGCTTATACGTACGACCTGTCTGCGCTCGTCACAGCCGCTCCGCCGACCGGCTGGGTATGTCAGGCGACGCACACGGCGCCTCACCGCGAGACCTCTCCGCTGCTTTTTGCGATTTTTTCATCCTTTCTTGGCGAGCCACCCGTCGGCGCTTCCAAAGGAAGAGTTACGTCGCCGTCTGAGGATGTGTttggcgcccgcggaggcaaaCACTCCTCGGCAGATCCGCACTACGAGCTGGCGGGAGGGGCGCGCGTCTTCTACGCATTTAATCcctgccgccttctctcgcagGACTGCGTGAATATCtccgaggcgagcgaaggTGGCGTTTACGCGAACAGATACGCAGTTTCGCGGCGCGGTCGGCTCTTTAAGTACAAAGGCCCCGTCGAGGATGGCAACTGCATCGGCAACCTTGTCCCGAATCCCCTTCCGCTTACTCCGTGGCGCGCGGAGCTGAAGAAAATGGAGGAACAGACCTGGATGCGGGTCTTtgacgacgccgcggactcgcgcgcaggcgttCCTGCACCGGACGGCGTGGTCacggacggcgacgacccTCGCTGGAGCCCGCTCGACGCGCTGGAAGCCGAGGCCGGACTTCAGGCCATCTTCCGCGTCTACGAACCATCCTGCCCTGCGCAGATTATTCGCGTCAAAGTCAAAATCGAGtgcgctgcggaggacgcagcggccgACGCTTCGCCCTTCCATCGCTGCCAGGAGAGCGATCCGTGCGTGTACGAGATGACCatgaaggcgaaggcaggtTGCCCCACGGGCTCGACGACTTATCGGCCGGCCCTCCCGTTCCTCTCCGAGTCCGACTCGGAGGCATCTTCAGATGCCACTGAAAAAGCTGAGAAAGCTtccacggcggccgcgtcctccgtgGAGCCcaagcgcgccggcgcggcacTGCCCGCGGTGTCCGTCGCGGCAGTGAAGCGCGTcttggaggcggcgcaggcaacTGGGAAcggctttctcctctctgagATGCGTTCGCTCTCCAGCGCAGGCTTGCTCGACGCGTCGGTAAAGGAGAagctgtctgcggcggcgccgcacgtcCCAGCCGCTCCTACGCTTTCCGCGACTGAGGCGACGCCCCAGCCGACTAGCCTCCCCGCCGGCGAATCCCGCCCGCCTTCAgtcgcgtcgtcctcgtggatgctgcatgcgcctgcgtcggtctcattcgcgtctctctcgtcctcAGTCCCTGGCTCGCTTCGCGCGTTCCTTACGCATCCCGTGGTGCCGACGCCGCTCGTGGCGGGTGGCGACCCCAGCGCCGAAACCGCGCACAAGTATGCTCTTCTGCGCATCGCCCTGTGCGCCCTCATCATTTTCGGGGCGTACTGGGCGATCAAAGACTGGATTACTCGCGAGTTCGCCGTGCGAGGCACAGGCGGGTCGGCAGCCTCCAAGGGGCTCCCCGGCTCGCTggcctcgtcggcgagcgcagcctcggcgtccttcgCAGGGGACGCGCCGCATAAAATTGGgacgctcttcgccgctgcacAGGGTGCGTGGACTGAGCAAaccggaggaggaggaggctccggaaggcctgccgcggctgctggagcCAGTGTGCAGACAGCGCGAGCGGGCGGCTACGGCAGTTTCTGCAAAGGGGGGGGCTCGCCCGCGCTTTTCAATTTCTACGGAGGGGTGAAaacggcgcaggcgtctgcgacggaaagtgcgagggcgcgcgcatTCGAGGCGAGCCCCGGGGGGTCCGAGGCCTTCGCGTGGCCTCAGGGTtcaggtgtacatacacctggctacggcggcgcggaggggggcGCGACCCAGAGCCGAGCGGAGCGGCTCTGCGTCCCCGAGGTCTTTTCGCTTTCGCCGACGCATCACGCGGGGAAGCACGACGCAAGCATACCCTTggccgcgtcgccagggGCGGGTCGCGCAGCCTCTTGGCGTGACGGGGAGGATGAGTGGTTCGCAGACCCGACtcccgaggcggcggagctccgcgcgaGTCGCGGCTCCACCACGGCGAGCCACGGCGACGACGTGGAGAGCGgtctcgacgcggcgcgcggcgcgactggGCTCGGTCTCGGCCTCGATCGCTGTCCGGGTAGCTTCTTccccgaggaggacgcgggcggcgcgggcgcctgcgacgacTTGCATGCGTGGACTGAGCCTGCCTTCGCGGAAGACACGGCCGAcgccctccctccgctgGAACTAGGCgccccgcgaggcggagacagagacgccagACGCCACGACCCAAAGGCGAGCGCGTGA
- a CDS encoding DNA repair protein rad10 subfamily protein (encoded by transcript BESB_004290) codes for MSDAQDAEEEGGAAEAAASEEADRKRGNETLVPHPEKRACLWGTGATQSLHMSPPSHPHGARSAPFASVSSATSPSFSSSSCSSSSSNSSSFPSSFSSSFASSPSSSAARPGAEGEKAPPAISHERAGSMIIISHRQKGNDLLRFITAVPHSFAHIAPDFLVGPCACALFLSLRYHQLFPSYLLKRLEGLAGAAYTRRFLLLHVDLTVPDAPLAQVTLLAFHHRFSLLLGSSLQECAGILQLLKVYENKPADALLAKLDSKHSTRVMEALTAISPVNKTDVLTLAGEFRTVKGILLASRQALERCPGIGEKKAKKILKVARDPFFASQPSQTKLAASSLLALPPPPTDARTPAPLALPSAPSPCSADAGASLR; via the exons ATGTCTGATGCGcaggacgccgaagaagagggaggcgcggctgaggccgccgccagcgaggaagcggacagaaagagaggaaacgagaCGCTTGTGCCGCATCCAGAAAAACGCGCATGTCTCTGGGGGACAGGCGCAACGCAGAGCCTGCATATGAGTCCTCCTTCTCACCCTCATGGCGCGAGATCCGCGCCTTTCGCGTCCGTTTCTTCTGCTACGTCCCcatctttttcctcttcctcttgttcttcttcatcttctaATTCATCTTCTTTTCCATCGTCTTTTTCATCTTCTTTTGCAtcttctccgtcctcttcggcggcgcgaccgggCGCTGAGGGGGAGAAAGCTCCGCCTGCCATCTCTCACGAGCGCGCGGGGTCGATGATTATCATCTCGCATCGCCAGAAAGGCAACGACCTGCTCAG ATTCATCACCGCCGTTCCGCACTCGTTTGCGCACATCGCGCCGGACTTCCTCGTGGGGCCGTGTGCCTGCGcactctttctctcgcttcgcTACCACCAGCTGTTTCCTTCTTATCTTCTAAAGCGCCTCGAGggactcgcaggcgccgcctacacgcggcgcttcctccttctccacgTAGACTTGACCGTGCCCGATGCGCCGCTAG CTCAGGTGACGCTTCTCGCGTTTCATCACCGCttttcgctgctgctggggTCCTCGCTGCAAGAGTGCGCCGGCATCCTCCAGCTCCTCAAGGTTTACGAAAACAAACCGGCggacgcgcttctcgcgaagCTCGACTCCAAGCACAGCACCCGCGTCATGG AGGCGTTGACCGCGATTTCGCCCGTGAATAAGACCGACGTGTTGACGCTCGCGGGAGAGTTCAGGACTGTGAAAGGCATTCTGCTTGCCTCCCGacaggcgctggagcgctgCCCTGGCatcggcgagaagaaagcgaaaaagaTTTTAAAAGTGGCGCGCGAccccttcttcgcgtcgcagccgtcgcagacgaagctcgcggcgtcttccctACTCGCGCTCCCTCCGCCACCCACGGATGCGCGaacgcctgcgcctcttgcGTTGCCGTCTGCTCCATCGCCTTGCTCGGCGGATGCTGGGGCGTCGCTGCGTTAA
- a CDS encoding hypothetical protein (encoded by transcript BESB_004300) — protein sequence MGRSDDRAGGRPSHPFDVLRPKSREELFNFVSSLPASAEKSAILPSLLAFSADCVQCTERCRQRLSLYRSFLSSLDARDAALSPAAPPASAVSSAAAASAASFEGCNVVQESINEQIELWQDRCLAACARENRAHLSPASDL from the coding sequence ATGGGAAGGAGCGAcgaccgcgcaggcggccgtCCTTCTCACCCCTTCGACGTGCTGCGCCCCaagagccgcgaggagcTTTTCAACTTTGTGTCctctctgcctgcctctgcggagaAGTCCGCGATCCTCCCTTCGCTGCTGGCCTTCTCGGCAGACTGCGTTCAGTGCACCGAGCGctgccggcagcgcctgAGCCTCTACCGaagcttcctctcctcgctcgacgcacgcgacgccgcgctctcccctgccgcccccccagcctctgccgtctcctccgcggccgcagcttcgGCAGCCTCGTTTGAAGGCTGCAACGTGGTTCAAGAAAGCATCAACGAGCAGATTGAGCTCTGGCAAGACCGCTGTCTCGCTGCCTGTGCGCGTGAAAACCGCGCCCacctctcgcctgcctccgacCTCTAA
- a CDS encoding flavodoxin domain-containing protein (encoded by transcript BESB_004310) has translation MGVRRGRRPSGAGSRPNEPCEAKATEVAPLPAPHEEEKPFPAAQSDKQPAEDGVGAEVAAAADASPCRTSQEEQDSRRVAAEGRRETGEALPAAASREDRDLRREAGRESLEAFGGREFLASVSPSDASLASSSPVPRLFVAFASQTGTAAEAARDLCRELLLLREARRDETAAALPPPTVASADDLVRLLPSLRALASPGGPGAAPREASANSESDAFVVFVVSTTGYGEMPENAQRLWRLLLRSSLPADALANLRFAVFGLGDRLYRQFNFAARKLHARLKQLGAKEFYRMGLGDDQHDFGYEGEFDPWLEGLLPAILALYTPSSSPPLSPSSPSSSFSSSLEGGDRLPPPLYTVRRLEERSEQREAEKEQRRGGFSFGTGAGGGEETTAREGRGVLEEDLSEVSAPLLAAIRDRGIEETRGGGASRAPTHAALLIGRILANTPLTPPSHFQKIFLLRLAVPRRALRSACTPDAAGSQARYGGEEAFFLAPGSVCSIFPLLPAGLAQAFLAALNLPGETRLAVAPNPLLTGQAVTREASRSAEAETSDEAEMRGGRRGVVVRAWDLFSQVCDVSGRPSRFLLRLLASWVANPLMKEKLRFLSSRSLEAKDEFCAYCRDERRTVAEVFWDFCCNASAEGAGTAAAGEAAPPLSDIVSAMPQLQSRKYSIANFVSPAPSQRQHAPGAQRGNPAQVANASLLLASPFLLQTRCPALLSMNSRSRARCIDVLLEAEDAQGEARGGGEGAADAEAVIEICYCVAEFETVSLRRCVGVCSSFLAQLQAGSLLSFEVEHSKLPPCFFDLHTPLILIAPGTGVAPVRALVQQRHAAFISEHRRLAAQDADRRPRREEKRATAQESLRPSSSALKRVSRDMLFLGFRREAADFLFAEDWSEFTSWLDVHVAFSRDAKYRRLGRDEATGAATSAARTIGDKKKIYVQDLLEEVGSQVAAMLIDEDAAVLISGRAHPMPSQVEEIFVEILEVHGGFSSDAARRFLADKKKRKRYVCDTWG, from the exons ATGGGGGTGCGACGCGGGAGAAGGCCTTCCGGCGCGGGCTCACGTCCCAACGAGCCGTGCGAAGCGAAAGCCACGGAGGTCGCGCCTTTGCCAGCTCCtcacgaggaggagaagccTTTCCCCGCCGCCCAGAGCGACAAGCAGCCGGCTGAGGACGGCGTCGGTGCGGaggtcgcggccgcagcagacgcctcgccctgTCGCACTTCGCAAGAGGAACAAGACtctcggcgcgtcgcggcggagggtcGCCGTGAGACGGGGGAGGCGCTtccggcggctgcgtcgcgcgaggaCAGAGATCTTCGCAGGgaggcggggagagagagcttGGAGGCGTTTGGAGGACGGGAATTTCTggcgtctgtctcgccgtcggacgcgtctctcgcgtcgtcgtcgcctgtgCCGCGGTTGTTTGTCGCGTTTGCGAGTCAAACGGgcaccgccgcagaggccgcgcgcgattTGTGCCGTgagcttcttctgcttcgcgaggCTCGGCGCGACGAGACTGCTGCTGCCTTGCCTCCGCCGACAGtcgccagcgcagacgaCCTCGTgaggctgctgccgtctcttCGCGCTTTGGCGTCGCCTGGGGGTCCgggcgcagccccgcgcgaggcgagcgcgaactCCGAAAGCGACGCGTTTGTTGTATTTGTTGTCTCCACGACTG GTTACGGCGAAATGCCAGAGAATGCGCAAAGACTCTGGCGGCTTCTGCTGCGGTCTTCCctgcctgcggacgcgctgGCGAATCTGCG CTTCGCGGTCTTCGGCTTGGGCGATCGGCTGTACCGACAGTTCAACTTTGCCGCGCGGAAACTTCACGCTCGCCTGAAGCAACTCGGCGCGAAGGAGTTCTACCG CATGGGGTTGGGAGATGATCAACACGACTTCGGCTACGAGGGGGAGTTCGATCCTTGGCTCGAAGGACTCCTGCCTGCGATCCTCGCGCTCTAcacgccctcttcttctcctcctctttctccttcttctccctcatcctctttttcgtcttctctcgagggaggcgaccggctgccgccgccgctgtacACGGTGCGGCGTCTCGAAGAGCGCAGCGAGcaaagagaagcagaaaaagagcAGAGGCGGGGCGGGTTTTCTTTTGGGActggcgccggaggaggcgaggagacaacggcgcgcgaagggcgGGGGGTCCTCGAGGAGGATCTGAGCGAGgtttctgcgccgctgcttgcAGCCATTCGCGATAGAGGCAtcgaagagacgcgcggcggcggcgcgtcgcgagCACCGACccacgcggcgcttctcatCGGGAGAATCCTCGCCAATACGCCTTTGACGCCTCCCTCGCACTTTCAGAAGATCTTCCTGCTTCGG CTGGCtgtgccgcggcgcgcgctccGCTCCGCATGCACGCCCGACGCAGCCGGCAGCCAGGCGCGGtacggcggcgaggaagcttTTTTTCTGGCGCCTGGAAGTGTTTGCTCAATCttcccgctgctgcctgctgGCCTCGCGCAAGCGTTTTTGGCGGCGCTGAATCTCcctggagagacgcggctCGCAGTGGCGCCAAATCCGCTGCTGACGGGACAGGCCGTCACGCGGGAAGCGTCTCGAAGcgctgaggcggagacgagcgacgaggcggagatgaggggggggagacgcggcgtcgtcgtgcgAGCGTGGGATCTGTTCAGCCAAGTCTGCGACGTCTCggggcggccgtcgcggttTCTGCTCAGACTCCTCGCCTCCTGGGTCGCGAATCCTCTCATGAAGGAAAAactccgcttcctctcctcgcgctcgctc gaggcgaaggacgagTTCTGCGCGTACTGCCGAGACGAGCGGCGGACTGTCGCGGAGGTTTTCTGGGATTTCTGCTGCAACGcctcggcggagggcgcgggcaCAGCGGCGGCTGGGGAGGCGGCTCCACCGCTGTCAGATATCGTCAGCGCgatgccgcagctgcagagtcgAAAGTACTCCATCGCGAACTTTgtgtcgcccgcgccgagccAGAGGCAGCACGCGCCTGGAGCCCAGCGAGGCAACCCCGCGCAGGTCGCCAACGCcagccttctcctcgcctcgccttttCTGCTGCAGACTCGCTGTCCTGCGCTTCTGTCGATGAAttcgcggagccgcgcgcgatgCATCGACGTGctgctggaggcggaggacgcgcagggggaggcacggggcgggggcgagggcgccgcggacgcagaggccgtaATCGAAATCTGCTACTGCGTCGCGGAGTTCGAGACCGTGTCGCTGCGCCGatgcgtcggcgtctgttcgtcgttcctcgcgcagctgcag GCGGGATCTCTGCTGTCCTTCGAGGTGGAGCACTCGAAGCTGCCGCCGTGCTTCTTCGACCTGCACACGCCGCTGATTCTCATCGCGCCAGGcaccggcgtcgcgccggtcCGCGCTCtcgtgcagcagcggcacgcCGCCTTCATCTCAGAGcatcggcgcctcgccgcgcaggacgcagacagacggccgcggagggaggaaAAGCGAGCGACCGCGCAAGAGTCGTTGCggccttcgtcctccgccctGAAGCGAGTCTCGCGCGACATGCTTTTCCTCGGATtccggcgcgaggccgcagacttCCTCTTTGCGGAGGACTGGAGCGAATTCACGTCTTGGCTCGATGTCCACGTCGCTTTCTCGCGAGACGCAAAGTACAGACGTCTcggccgcgacgaggcgaccggcgccgcgacctccgccgcgcggacgATCGGCGACAAGAAGAAAATCTACGTTCAGGATTTGCTCGAGGAAGTTGGCAGCCAA GTTGCTGCGATGTTGAtagacgaagacgccgcggtgCTGatcagcggccgcgcgcatcCCATGCCTAGTCAAGTTGAAGAGATTTTTGTTGAGATCCTCGAGGTCCATGGAGGCTTttcgagcgacgccgcgagacgcttcctcgccgacaaaaaaaagagaaaacgctACGTCTGCGACACCTGGGGCTGA